The window GCCATCAGCTCCACCACCACGGTAACCTGTTTGCCTGCCGATGCGGCTGCCATCAATGCTTTTGCCAATTCGGAATGCGTACCCGTGCGGTAAATGGTCATTTTAATGGCAACGACATCGGGGTCGTGCGCGGCATCGCGGATAAAACGCACCACAGGTTCAAATGATTGGTAGGGGTGATGCAGCAAAATATCTTCGCGGGCAATGCGGGCAAACAGATTGTCGTTTTTCTCGCTTTCCGACAGCCTTTGCGCGGCAACGGGCGGAAATTTCAATTCGGGGCGTTCCACCATATCGGGAACGGCGTTCAGGCGCACCAGATTCACAGGGCCATCTACCTGATACAGCTCGGCGCGGCTTAAGCGGAATTGGTCTAACAAAAAGCCGCTGACGTGTTCGGGGCAGGAATCCGCCACTTCCAAACGCACACCGTCGCCGTAATCGCGGTCGCGCAATTCGTTTTGAATGGCAGTACGCAGATTGCTTAAATCGTCTTCGTCCACCATCAGGGCGCTGTCGCGGGTTAAACGGAACTGGTAACAGCCCTTGATTTTCATACCGGGGAAGAGCTTATATACAAATTCGTGCAAAATGGACGATAAAAACACAAAACCGTCTGCACCGTCGCACAGCTCTTCAGGCAGTTTGACAATGCGCGGCAAAATGCGCGGCGCTTGCACAATGGCTTTGCCCGAAGCGCGTCCGAATGCGTCTTTTCCGTCCAGTTCTACCACAAAATTCAATGATTTGTTTAAGGGGCGCGGAAAGGGGTGCGACATATCCAAGCCGATGGGGGTCAGAACCGGCAGCAGTTCGCGGTTAAAATACTGCTCCACCCAACGGCGCTGCGCGGGGGTCCAACTGCTGCGGCGCGGGAAAAAGATGTTTTCGCGTTCCAATTCGGGCAGCAGCACTTCGTTAAACAAACGGTATTGCTCACGAATCAAATCACGCGCCTGCTCGCATACGCGGGCAACGGTTTCGGCGGGGGTGTGTCCCGAATCCAGCACCAAATCGGGATTTTGGCGTTGTTCGCGTTTTAAATACGCCACGCGCACTTCAAAAAATTCGTCCAAATTAGACGAAACAATGCACAAAAAGCGTAAGCGTTCCAGCAGGGGAACGGAAGGGTCTTCGGCTTGGGCAAGCACACGGCGGTTAAATGCAATCAGTCCCGATTCGCGGCACAGCAGGGTGTCGGACATGGCGGTATTCCTTTTCATTTGTAATCAATTGTTGGCAGATTATAGCGGATTTTCGGCGCGTGCGTTCAGCGGTAATGTGGCAGATGGCGTATAATCGCGCCACTTTTTCCTTGTTTTATCTTTTATCTTTGCGAGCGAAACCATGTCTGTTGTTTTGTCTTTGCGCGGCGCGTCCGCCCTATCTCCGTTCCGAATTGAAAAACTGCTGCAAAAAGCGCGTGCTGCGGGTTTGCCCGAAGCGGCGTTGCAGAGCGAATTTTGGTATTTTGTTGAAAGCGAAAACGCTTTGTCGGCAGACGATACCGCCAAGCTGCAAGCCTTGTTGGCAGGCGAAGCCGTGTCTGCGCCGGCAACGGCTGCCGACAAAACCCTGTTTTTGATTACCCCGCGCCTCGGTACGATTTCGCCGTGGGCAAGCAAAGCCACCGATATTGCCCGCAACTGTGGTTTGCAGGGCATTCAACGCATTGAACGCGCCACCGCGTTTTGGCTTTCAGGTAGCCTGAACGCGCAGCAGCAACAGCAATGGGCGGATTTGCTGCACGACCGCATGACCGAATCGGTATTAAAAGATTTTGCCGCAGCCGAACAACTGTTCGCCCATCCGCAGGCGCAAACCTTTGCTTCTATTGACTTGCTTGGCGGCGGTAAAGCCGCTTTGGAACGCGCCAACC is drawn from Conchiformibius steedae and contains these coding sequences:
- the ppk1 gene encoding polyphosphate kinase 1, with amino-acid sequence MSDTLLCRESGLIAFNRRVLAQAEDPSVPLLERLRFLCIVSSNLDEFFEVRVAYLKREQRQNPDLVLDSGHTPAETVARVCEQARDLIREQYRLFNEVLLPELERENIFFPRRSSWTPAQRRWVEQYFNRELLPVLTPIGLDMSHPFPRPLNKSLNFVVELDGKDAFGRASGKAIVQAPRILPRIVKLPEELCDGADGFVFLSSILHEFVYKLFPGMKIKGCYQFRLTRDSALMVDEDDLSNLRTAIQNELRDRDYGDGVRLEVADSCPEHVSGFLLDQFRLSRAELYQVDGPVNLVRLNAVPDMVERPELKFPPVAAQRLSESEKNDNLFARIAREDILLHHPYQSFEPVVRFIRDAAHDPDVVAIKMTIYRTGTHSELAKALMAAASAGKQVTVVVELMARFDEANNVGWAERLEDAGAHVVYGVFGYKVHAKMALVVRREDGKLKQYAHLGTGNYHQGTSRIYTDFGLLTADADITRDVNALFMEITGLGQATRLKKLYQSPFTLHKMVLDGIDREIAHAQAGKPAKIVAKMNSLIEPQVIRALYRASAAGVQIDLIVRGTCALRPQVAGLSENIRVRSIIGRLLEHARVYYFFNDGAEDVFISSADWMGRNFFSRIETATPITTPALKARVIGEGLTLALADNVKAWQMDGEGNYHRIRAGEGEESIGLQETLLRQFGCL